In Calothrix sp. PCC 7507, one DNA window encodes the following:
- a CDS encoding LLM class flavin-dependent oxidoreductase, with amino-acid sequence MEFSLFYFSGDGSTTRNDKYRLLIEGAKFADQHGFSGIWIPERHFDAFGGLYPNPSVLGAAIAMITQRIQIRSGSVVLPLQHPLRVAEEWSVVDNLSNGRVSLSFAPGWHPNDFVLYPENYANNKEIMWRDIQTIQQLWQGKSITLKGGKGDSVEIKTFPRALQPQLPIWITSLADETFIEAGKIGANILTSPLYQSLEDIFRKISLYRQSLAQHGHNPQQHKVAVMIHTFVGKDIKLVKQRVEKPFKNYLKTHFDLMVKTAGNLRFSVDPQKMTAQDLEDLLEFSFESYFNNKVLMGTPEICQKMIDSFQAAGVDEIASLIDFGVDFDWVMESLDYLKEIKNSYQKKAGSRSKEVLIKNLVINL; translated from the coding sequence ATGGAATTCAGTCTTTTTTACTTTTCTGGTGATGGTTCAACAACCAGAAACGATAAATATCGCTTGTTAATTGAAGGCGCAAAATTTGCCGATCAACATGGATTTTCTGGTATTTGGATTCCCGAACGTCATTTTGATGCCTTTGGTGGACTGTATCCCAATCCATCAGTGTTAGGTGCAGCGATCGCTATGATCACCCAACGCATTCAAATCCGTTCTGGTAGCGTAGTTCTCCCCCTCCAGCATCCACTCCGGGTAGCAGAAGAATGGTCTGTAGTTGATAATTTATCAAACGGTAGAGTGAGTTTATCTTTTGCCCCAGGTTGGCATCCTAATGACTTTGTGCTTTATCCAGAAAATTATGCCAATAACAAAGAAATTATGTGGCGAGATATCCAAACTATACAACAGCTTTGGCAAGGTAAATCTATTACACTCAAAGGCGGAAAAGGCGACTCTGTAGAAATTAAAACCTTTCCCAGAGCATTACAACCACAACTTCCAATTTGGATTACTTCTTTAGCAGATGAAACATTTATTGAAGCGGGCAAAATAGGCGCTAATATTCTGACTTCTCCCCTTTATCAAAGCTTAGAAGATATCTTCCGCAAAATCTCACTCTATCGCCAATCTTTAGCGCAACATGGACACAACCCTCAACAGCATAAAGTAGCTGTGATGATACATACTTTTGTCGGCAAAGATATTAAATTAGTTAAACAAAGAGTTGAAAAACCTTTCAAAAATTACCTCAAAACCCATTTTGACTTGATGGTAAAAACTGCTGGAAATTTAAGATTTTCAGTAGATCCTCAAAAAATGACAGCACAAGATTTAGAAGACTTACTAGAATTTAGCTTTGAATCCTACTTTAACAATAAAGTATTGATGGGAACCCCAGAAATTTGTCAAAAAATGATTGATAGCTTCCAAGCAGCCGGGGTTGATGAAATTGCATCTCTAATCGATTTTGGAGTTGATTTCGACTGGGTAATGGAAAGCCTAGACTATCTCAAAGAAATCAAAAACTCTTACCAAAAAAAGGCAGGAAGCAGAAGCAAAGAAGTGTTAATAAAAAATTTAGTTATTAATTTGTAG